In the Topomyia yanbarensis strain Yona2022 chromosome 3, ASM3024719v1, whole genome shotgun sequence genome, one interval contains:
- the LOC131689673 gene encoding uncharacterized protein LOC131689673, with protein sequence MEVVFTINGKTYQVDPKTVPIDTSLNSFIRNHAHLSGTKFMCLEGGCGACIVNVNGIHPATKQQSSWAVNSCLFPVFSCHGLDVITVEGIGDKQDGYHQTQKVLAHFNGTQCGYCSPGMVMNMYSLLESKQGNVTMAEVENAFGGNICRCTGYRPILDAFKSLALDAEPRLKEACQDIEDLTKICPKTGTACAGKCSVVGKNDSKREVHLSFVENKEWHKVYNVSDIFGIFEKIGAKSYMLVAGNTAHGVYRRCENLQVFIDVNSVEELRTHSFGSKLVIGANVSLTELMTILSEAASTNPNFNYCSELVKHIDLIANVPVRNTGTIAGNLSIKQQHKEFPSDLYLILEATGAKLTIAESGGRTSLVTPEQFVNMDMKKKLILNVILPALDPKVFVFRSFKIMPRAQNAHAYVNGAFLMKFGPSKKTIETATVCFGGINPKFTHAIQTEKFIAGKNLFENEIFQSTLLTLSNELNPDWVLPDASPEYRKNLAISLFYKFVLNIAPVKGAMIESQLKSGGTVLERPLSTASQRFDTHKENWPLTKNVPKIEGLAQTSGEAKFANDMPTLPNELYAAFVLGTKPHATIKQLDASEALNKPGVVAFFSAKDIPGANNFMYFPDFMGSEVEQIFASEKVEYHGQPIGLIVANTFAIANRAVKFVKVTYEKTDPDVVLPTAQEVLKFNAQHRIKEMPYSTHGENYDSAPEGEIKIKGHFEIGGQYHYYMETQTCVCIPIEDGMDVYSSTQWVDLTQMAIARMLKVPQNSLNLYVRRLGGGYGGKVSRATLIACACALAAHLTRRPVRFVMTLEANMDAIGKRYPVIADYEVDVNKDGKIVKLYNEYVHDFGYSLNESVGHAGQFFANCYDKSVFKTVAKGAKTDCASNTWCRAPGTTEGVAMIENIMEHVAFATGLDPLKVRMANMPEDMKMLELMPQFRMDVEFDARKKKVDQFNVENRWRKRGIAIVPMRYPQGYFGSLHAIVSIYHDDGSVSIAHGGIEMGQGMNTKVAQVAAHVLRIPLNKVIIKPTNNLTAPNAICSGGSITSEAVCFAVKRACDVLLERINPIREANKDDSWEVLIDKCHMQSVDLCATYMYKGSDLVPYVIWGLSCSEVEVDVLTGNVQFLRVDILEDVGESLSPGIDVGQIEGSFVMGIGYYLTEALVYDPENGALLTNRTWTYKPPGAKDIPVDFRIRFLRNSSNEAGVLRSKATGEPAMNMTISIIFALRQALLSARKDAGLPSEWIELGAPSTPDEIYMLAGNSLEQFRLQ encoded by the exons ATGGAAGTTGTTTTTACCATAAATGGAAAGACCTACCAAG TCGATCCAAAAACCGTACCCATCGATACTTCACTGAATTCATTCATAAGGAACCATGCCCACCTCAGTGGTACCAAGTTCATGTGTCTGGAGGGAGGCTGCGGAGCTTGCATTGTCAACGTTAATGGGATTCATCCCGCAACTAAGCAGCAGTCATCGTGGGCGGTTAATTCG TGTCTTTTCCCCGTTTTCTCATGTCACGGATTGGACGTGATTACGGTTGAAGGGATTGGAGACAAACAGGATGGCTATCATCAGACGCAGAAAGTTTTGGCTCATTTCAACGGGACCCAGTGCGGGTACTGTTCTCCTGGAATGGTCATGAATATGTACAGTTTGCTGGAGTCCAAGCAGGGTAACGTTACCATGGCTGAGGTGGAAAATGCCTTCGGAGGTAACATTTGCCGTTGCACTGGCTATCGACCAATTCTGGATGCGTTCAAATCATTGGCACTCGATGCGGAACCCCGACTGAAGGAAGCATGCCAAGATATTGAAGATTTAACCAAAATCTGCCCGAAAACGGGAACGGCGTGTGCTGGAAAATGTTCTGTTGTTGGAAAGAATGACAGCAAACGAGAAGTACATTTAAGTTTCGTTGAGAATAAAGAGTGGCATAAGGTGTACAACGTGAGCGATATATTTgggattttcgaaaaaattggcGCGAAATCGTACATGCTAGTCGCTGGCAACACTGCTCATG GTGTCTACCGAAGATGCGAAAATCTTCAAGTCTTTATAGATGTCAACTCTGTTGAAGAATTACGAACGCACTCATTTGGTAGTAAGCTAGTAATTGGAGCCAACGTTTCGCTGACAGAATTGATGACTATTCTGTCGGAGGCTGCATCCACGAATCCAAATTTCAACTATTGTTCGGAGCTGGTAAAGCACATTGACCTGATTGCAAATGTTCCGGTTCGCAACACTGGAACTATCGCTGGAAACCTTAGCATTAAACAACAACACAAAGAGTTTCCGTCGGATTTATACCTGATCCTGGAAGCTACCGGAGCTAAGCTAACGATTG CGGAATCTGGTGGTAGAACAAGCTTAGTTACTCCTGAGCAGTTCGTCAACatggatatgaagaagaaactcattttgaatgtaattttgcCCGCGTTAGATCCAAAAGTGTTCGTGTTCCGTTCATTTAAGATCATGCCGAGAGCTCAAAACGCTCACGCATACGTTAACGGAGCCTTTTTGATGAAGTTTGGTCCAAgcaagaaaacaattgaaaccgCTACTGTTTGCTTTGGCGGGATCAATCCTAAG TTCACGCATGCAATCCAAACGGAGAAATTCATAGCTGGAAAAAACCTGTTCGAAAACGAAATCTTCCAATCCACTCTTCTAACGCTTTCCAATGAGCTCAATCCAGATTGGGTGCTCCCAGATGCTTCCCCAGAATATCGCAAAAATTTAGCTATTTCGCTGTTCTACAAATTCGTTCTGAACATTGCGCCAGTAAAAGGTGCTATGATCGAGTCGCAGCTGAAGTCCGGAGGTACTGTCCTCGAGCGCCCACTATCAACCGCATCGCAAAGATTTGACACACATAAAGAAAACTGGCCGCTTACGAAGAACGTTCCGAAAATTGAAGGACTTGCGCAGACTTCCGGGGAAGCCAAGTTCGCAAACGACATGCCAACCCTTCCAAATGAGCTGTATGCCGCATTTGTTCTCGGTACGAAACCTCATGCAACCATTAAACAGCTGGACGCTTCTGAAGCATTG AACAAACCCGGTGTGGTAGCCTTCTTCTCCGCAAAAGATATCCCCGGAGCAAATAACTTCATGTACTTCCCGGACTTCATGGGTTCAGAGGTGGAACAGATCTTCGCCAGCGAAAAGGTCGAATACCATGGACAACCGATCGGATTGATCGTGGCGAACACATTTGCTATTGCAAACCGTGCCGTAAAATTTGTGAAGGTAACTTATGAAAAGACGGATCCTGATGTGGTTTTACCAACGGCTCAAGAGGTTCTGAAATTTAACGCTCAACATCGTATCAAGGAGATGCCCTATAGTACCCACGGAGAAAACTACGATTCAGCTCCTGAAGGCGAAATAAAAATCAAAGGTCATTTCGAGATTGGAGGACAATATCACTACTACATGGAGACCCAAACCTGTGTCTGCATACCTATTGAAGATGGTATGGATGTGTATTCGTCGACTCAATGGGTGGATCTGACACAGATGGCCATCGCAAGAATGCTGAAGGTTCCACAGAACAGCTTGAACCTCTACGTTCGAAGACTCGGCGGAGGATATGGTGGTAAGGTAAGTCGTGCTACTCTAATTGCATGCGCTTGTGCTCTGGCCGCTCATCTTACCAGAAGACCAGTTCGATTCGTAATGACTCTGGAAGCTAACATGGATGCTATTGGTAAACGCTATCCGGTCATAGCCGACTACGAAGTCGATGTAAACAAGGATGGAAAAATAGTAAAACTATACAACGAATATGTTCACGATTTCGGATATAGCTTGAATGAATCTGTAGGACACGCAGGACAGTTTTTCGCCAACTGCTACGATAAGAGTGTATTCAAAACGGTAGCCAAGGGAGCGAAGACAGACTGTGCCAGCAACACGTGGTGTCGAGCTCCGGGAACAACCGAAGGTGTCGctatgattgaaaatattatggAACACGTAGCGTTTGCCACTGGATTAGATCCTTTGAAGGTTCGCATGGCGAACATGCCGGAAGACATGAAAATGTTGGAACTAATGCCACAGTTCCGCATGGACGTAGAGTTTGATGCTAGAAAGAAAAAGGTTGATCAGTTTAATGTGGAGAATCGCTGGCGTAAGCGAGGAATCGCTATCGTCCCAATGAGATACCCGCAGGGTTATTTCGGATCACTGCATGCTATTGTTAGTATTTATCACGATGATGGGTCAGTTTCAATTGCTCATGGTGGAATCGAAATGGGTCAAGGTATGAATACTAAGGTCGCCCAAGTAGCCGCCCATGTATTGAGAATCCCGCTAAACAAGGTAATAATCAAACCAACCAATAACTTGACCGCTCCGAATGCAATTTGTAGTGGTGGTAGCATAACCAGTGAAGCAGTTTGTTTT GCCGTCAAGCGAGCTTGCGATGTACTTTTGGAACGTATAAATCCTATTCGGGAAGCTAACAAAGACGACTCGTGGGAGGTTCTCATCGACAAATGCCACATGCAAAGTGTCGACCTATGTGCAACCTACATGTACAAAGGGTCGGACCTTGTCCCGTATGTAATCTGGGGCCTCAGCTGTTCCGAAGTCGAGGTAGATGTTTTAACCGGTAATGTACAGTTCCTGCGTGTGGATATCTTGGAAGATGTTGGTGAAAGTTTAAGTCCCGGCATCGATGTCGGCCAAATTGAGGGATCGTTTGTCATGGGAATCGGATACTATTTAACGGAAGCTCTCGTGTACGACCCCGAGAATGGAGCACTGCTGACGAACCGAACCTGGACCTACAAACCACCGGGTGCGAAGGATATTCCTGTTGATTTCCGCATCCGATTCCTGCGGAACAGCTCTAACGAAGCTGGCGTTCTACGATCCAAAGCTACCGGTGAACCGGCCATGAATATGACTATTTCGATCATATTCGCCCTGAGACAAGCGTTACTTTCCGCCCGTAAAGATGCTGGTTTGCCGAGTGAGTGGATTGAATTGGGAGCACCTTCGACGCCGGATGAAATTTACATGTTGGCAGGTAATTCGCTGGAGCAGTTTAGACTGCAATAA